A DNA window from Brassica napus cultivar Da-Ae chromosome A4, Da-Ae, whole genome shotgun sequence contains the following coding sequences:
- the LOC106420766 gene encoding uncharacterized protein LOC106420766: MSISLKAPSLPGTRSSANFSNRFVTGRAAFSPVQKLRPSIDGTTFPRRKVSFRTRTIVQSVLETERSTKTESPVRLVALVGKGEVSPLKSTSWHEVMLHTARRLKWVDEGYEMLVFDDEILRSNDQRAMNLKQELNQSDILVVVAVNNSESVKWIQTNSNNIKNVICFESSQDLMNRLGGTDFKTGDTDKEGTEVVKTVGDAWERRNSDDIRFCLLVIINAYVRPVPVLQNLRSKGFSTLGCMVKNCGPQILNCLLDPNCRKALQCLNKCSPVDQVCSYRCIASYESPYFEAFSLCVLQKHNCLELDAKIPEKPYVPPMTSFRGKELCHETAEDLFVGWLGDLDWSWRVAAGQNPAYDQFPCQYQLFYRGKGKSSFWYEPVFQVRTLEGKLVWRRRRYSVKRGKTPATFRLSVLDNGVVSNEFWTIVDVSDDLSWGLFHYNGAARVAGQSYTGAVLVTPDGSYPEEKERERLQSALEKCGIKEWELFAVDNCSCENPPLGIPEGSRLHSKISIIKEPDSVQGVEM; the protein is encoded by the exons ATGTCGATTTCTCTGAAAGCACCTTCTCTTCCTGGAACGAGATCATCCGCTAACTTCTCCAATCGGTTCGTCACTGGTCGAGCGGCTTTCTCACCGGTCCAGAAGCTTCGTCCTTCCATAGATGGCACAACATTCCCCCGACGGAAAGTGAGTTTCCGCACGCGAACGATTGTTCAATCGGTTTTGGAGACAGAGAGGAGTACCAAGACGGAGTCTCCGGTGAGATTGGTTGCTCTGGTGGGGAAAGGAGAAGTAAGTCCACTCAAATCCACCTCCTGGCACGAAGTTATGCTCCACACT GCAAGAAGACTAAAATGGGTTGATGAAGGCTACGAAATGCTCGTCTTTGATGATGAAATCTTACGGTCCAATGACCAAAGAGCTATGAATCTCAAGCAGGAACTGAACCAGAGTGATATCTTGGTTGTGGTTGCTGTTAACAACTCAGAGTCCGTGAAATGGATTCAGACGAACAGCAATAACATCAAGAACGTGATTTGTTTCGAGTCTTCTCAAGATTTGATGAACAGGCTAGGAGGCACTGATTTCAAAACCGGTGATACAGACAAAGAAGGAACGGAGGTTGTGAAGACAGTGGGAGATGCTTGGGAACGCCGCAACTCTGATGACATAAGGTTCTGTTTGCTTGTCATCATCAACGCTTACGTTAGACCAGTTCCCGTGTTGCAGAACCTGAGATCCAAAGGGTTCTCTACGCTCGGATGTATGGTTAAAAACTGCGGACCTCAGATTTTGAACTGTCTCTTGGATCCGAACTGTCGGAAAGCTCTTCAGTGTTTGAACAAATGTAGTCCTGTGGACCAGGTGTGCAGCTACAGATGCATTGCTTCTTACGAGAGTCCGTACTTTGAAGCCTTCTCTCTTTGTGTACTACAGAAACATAATTGTCTagaacttgatgcaaagatccCCGAGAAGCCTTATGTGCCTCCCATGACGAGTTTTCGAGGGAAGGAGTTATGTCATGAGACAGCGGAAGACCTTTTTGTTGGATGGTTAGGGGACTTGGACTGGAGCTGGCGTGTGGCGGCTGGACAGAACCCGGCTTATGATCAGTTCCCGTGTCAGTACCAGCTTTTCTACAGAGGGAAAGGGAAGTCATCGTTTTGGTACGAACCTGTGTTTCAGGTGAGGACGCTTGAAGGGAAACTGGTGTGGAGGAGGAGAAGATACTCGGTTAAGAGAGGAAAGACTCCTGCGACCTTCCGTCTCAGTGTTTTAGACAATGGTGTGGTGTCAAACGAGTTTTGGACTATTGTGGATGTGTCTGATGATCTGAGTTGGGGACTGTTCCATTACAATGGAGCGGCTCGTGTTGCGGGACAGTCTTACACCGGGGCTGTGCTCGTGACACCTGATGGTTCGTACCCGGAGGAGAAGGAGAGGGAAAGATTGCAGTCAGCATTGGAGAAATGTGGGATTAAGGAGTGGGAGCTCTTTGCTGTTGATAACTGCTCTTGTGAGAATCCGCCTTTGGGGATACCTGAAGGTTCTAGACTGCATTCGAAAATCAGCATCATCaaggaaccggactcagttcaGGGCGTAGAGATGTAA